A single genomic interval of Pomacea canaliculata isolate SZHN2017 linkage group LG5, ASM307304v1, whole genome shotgun sequence harbors:
- the LOC112564240 gene encoding mini-chromosome maintenance complex-binding protein-like: MPGVEDWIEKPLTVIQTVVERFPAGTYEITKVKEYFSKKLQSEEALAWVPSINSCRLHQLTDSSLVRYRCMVQDMFGPELYLATYSVKNLSTGAVTFRSGHYQDIAACGSEEEIQPSAPENITRERATLYCVPIPGETTWVKTHYASQCRTTVHSSSSSSLCRNKRVRGEEEDKACDEAMDEEFSENSHNRRGDIKLKKTSQPSGNQSADSNNGTQSTKLPDLNFPLPSESGQACLVKVYGEDESLKVNDMLEVIGILSVDPSIADNDSTDDDLMNASEKAAHAPPPSLVPRVHAVLVRKLSHNNPLLPPDLLPGNPVVARLQAGCEMLRSQLLSVLEHALCGDALAAEYLLCHLVSGIYARADVMPLGKLSLNLSGSLAKAGLAAGLNRLITSLKTQSHLLPLSLNKMNTLHLAPRKDYDADRLISGQLQLGGGTHLILDEVAMDSGTLEATGVQNVRALSDVIQWQKVSYDFKYHTQDFSVDIPVLLVSEGQSFLPKDVHVPLQPCHQPEDLDCHVQSHLSQISDDVINQMRAFITVCQKMNYSMDDGIQQELQEEFVRVRKENPAAMSVNDFHRLLSLVRLLTLSHCAGQSTSEILQRALHMERERCARSQTQQPL; encoded by the exons ATGCCTGGCGTAGAAGACTGGATTGAGAAGCCTTTGACAGTGATTCAAACGGTTGTTG AACGGTTTCCAGCAGGAACATACGAAATAACAAAAGTGAAAGAATATTTCTCCAAAAAGTTGCAGTCAGAAGAGGCATTGGCCTGG GTACCCAGCATCAACAGCTGCCGATTGCACCAACTTACTGATAGCAGCCTTGTGCGTTACCGCTGTATGGTGCAAGACATGTTTGGCCCTGAGCTATACCTTGCCACATATTCGGTGAAGAACCTTTCTACAGGAGCTGTAACTTTCAGGTCTGGACATTACCAGGACATAGCTGCATGTGGC tcagAGGAAGAAATACAGCCCAGTGCTCCAGAAAACATCACTAGAGAAAGAGCCACACTATACTGTGTTCCCATTCCAGGAGAGACAACTTGGGTCAAAACT CATTATGCCAGCCAGTGTAGAACAACAGTGCATTCTTCCTCCTCAAGCTCACTCTGCAGAAATAAGAGGGTTAGAGGTGAAGAGGAAGACAAAGCGTGTGATGAAGCAATGGATGAGGAGTTTTCTGAAAATAGCCATAACAGAAGAGGTGATATCAAGTTAAAAAAGACTTCGCAACCATCAGGAAATCAATCAGCAGACAGCAACA aTGGTACCCAATCGACTAAACTTCCAGATTTAAATTTTCCATTGCCATCGGAATCTGGGCAAGCATGTCTTGTTAAG GTTTACGGCGAGGATGAAAGTTTAAAAGTAAATGACATGTTGGAGGTTATAGGTATATTGTCAGTAGATCCATCCATTGCTGACAATGATTCGACTGATGATGATTT aatgaATGCATCAGAAAAGGCAGCTCATGCCCCACCCCCTTCACTTGTGCCACGAGTGCATGCTGTTCTTGTCAGAAAACTCTCCCACAACAATCCACTTCTGCCTCCAGATCTGTTACCTGGCAATCCGG TTGTTGCAAGGCTTCAGGCAGGGTGTGAAATGCTTCGATCACAGTTGTTGTCAGTGTTGGAGCATGCACTGTGTGGGGATGCACTGGCAGCAGAATATTTATTGTGTCATCTTGTATCTGGCAT ATACGCAAGAGCAGATGTGATGCCATTGGGAAAGTTGAGTCTGAATCTCAGTGGATCATTAGCAAAGGCTGGGCTTGCTGCAGGCCTGAACAGACTGATAACTTCTCTAAAAACACAA AGCCATCTACTACCACTGTCGCTAAACAAAATGAACACTCTGCATCTTGCCCCACGCAAAGATTATGATGCAGATCGACTTATCAGTGGCCAGTTGCAGCTTGGAGGGGGCACTCATCTTATTCTAGATGAAGTAGCTATGGACAGTGGTACACTTGAAGCAACTG GTGTGCAAAATGTGAGAGCATTGAGTGATGTTATACAGTGGCAAAAAGTGTCTTATGACTTCAAGTATCATACCCAAGACTTCTCTGTTGATATCCCTGTACTTCTTGTCTCAGAAGGACAGTCTTTTCTACCG AAAGATGTTCATGTCCCACTTCAACCTTGTCATCAGCCAGAGGACCTTGACTGTCATGTTCAGTCACACTTGTCACAGATCTCAGATGATGTAATCAATCAGATGCGAGCATTTATCACTGTCTGTCAAAAGATGAACTACAGCATGGATGATGGCATACAACAG GAGCTTCAGGAGGAGTTTGTTCGtgtgagaaaagaaaacccagCAGCAATGAGTGTGAATGATTTTCATAGACTTCTCTCTCTTGTGAG GTTGTTAACACTGAGCCACTGTGCTGGTCAGAGTACATCAGAGATATTGCAGAGAGCTTTACACATGGAAAGGGAACGATGTGCACGAAGCCAAACTCAGCAGCcattgtaa
- the LOC112564241 gene encoding protein BCCIP homolog translates to MASSRKKRVVDETASDCDEVAEDMSDEDTDESENEFMNQEVQVEFEACMPQDSDFAGIKTLLRQLFLKANVNLSELADMIISQNYVGSVIKQIDAEEEDDSSMDDDSGDTVFGLVTIINLADKKDKDCIQKIISMLTSKSKSVSPQDGQKIEELFSNPNETVGLLINERFINIPYQITLPAMQSLRKDIEKANKKQMPFTFTKILLLCKTYRYKIEDKGQVPSLFFSNPEEEFLVEMSDLSVTWSVASERDGVSEKKWDEDDMEATRTVLVLGVDKLDSFIERLKSELAQ, encoded by the exons ATGGCTTCGTCACGAAAGAAACGTGTTGTTGATGAAACGGCATCAGACTGCGACGAAGTTGCCGAGGATATGAGTGACGAAGATACTGACGAAAGCGAAAATGAATTTATGAATCAG GAAGTTCAGGTGGAATTTGAAGCTTGTATGCCACAGGATTCAGACTTCGCAGGTATAAAAACTTTGCTACGACAG ttgtTTCTTAAAGCAAATGTCAACTTGTCAGAGTTGGCAGACATGATCATTTCACAGAACTATGTTGGCAGTGTTATCAAG CAAATAGATgcagaggaagaagatgatAGTTCCATGGATGATGACAGTGGTGATACTGTGTTTGGTCTTGTAACCATTATCAATCTTGCAGATAAGAAG GATAAAGACTGCATACAAAAGATCATATCGATGTTGACATCAAAGAGCAAATCTGTCAGCCCCCAAGATGGGCAGAAGATAGAAGAGCTCTTCAGCAATCCAAATGAAACAGTTGGCCTTCTCATCAATGAACGTTTCATCAATATACCTTATCAGATCACCCTTCCTGCTATGCAGTCCCTCAG AAAGGATATtgaaaaagccaacaaaaagcaaatgccttttacatttacaaaaattctGCTCCTATGCAAGACATATAGATACAAGATTGAGGATAAGGGGCAAGTACCATCATTGTTCTTTTCCAATCCAGAGGAGGAATTTTTGGTAGAG atGAGTGACCTGAGTGTGACCTGGTCTGTGGCATCTGAGCGAGATGGTGTGTCTGAGAAAAAGTGGGATGAAGATGACATGGAGGCCACAAGGACGGTTCTAGTTCTTGGAGTGGACAAACTTGACTCTTTCATTGAAAGACTAAAAAGTGAATTGGCCCAATAG
- the LOC112564182 gene encoding putative pre-mRNA-splicing factor ATP-dependent RNA helicase PRP1 isoform X1 — translation MQQGEMSKRRLDVGDSGAGKKSRDHRDGDKIKEEKESKPKSVFEQFNIPRPTLQMNPFTGLPFTPRYYELFNKRTQLPVWEYKSQFLEMVSKHQILVLVGETGSGKTTQIPQWCLEWVRARYPKKAVACTQPRRVAAMSVAQRVSEEMDVCLGQEVGYSIRFEDCTSAKTVLKYMTDGMLLREAMSDPLLETYGIIILDEAHERTLATDILMGLLKEVAKQQKDLKIIVMSATLDAGKFQQYFDNAPLMSVPGRTHPVEIFYTPEPERDYLEAAIRTVLQIHMCEEDEGDILLFLTGQEEIDEACKRISREVENLGPDIGELKCIPLYSTLPPNLQQRIFESAPPRKPNGAVGRKVVVSTNIAETSLTIDGVVFVIDPGFAKQKVYNPRIRVESLLVTAISKASAQQRAGRAGRTRPGKCFRLYTEKAYKQEMQENTYPEILRSNLGSVVLQLKKLGIDDLVHFDFMDPPAPETLMRALELLNYLAALDDDGELTELGSMMAEFPLDPQLAKMVIASCDSNCSNEILSITAMLSVPQCFVRPTEAKKAADEAKMRFAHVDGDHLTLLNVYHAFKQNHEDPQWCYDNFINYRSLKSADNVRQQLARIMDRFNLRRSSTEFTSRDYYLNIRRALVCGFFMQVAHLERTGHYLTVKDNQVVQLHPSTVLDHKPEWVLYNEFVLTTKNYIRTVTDIKPEWLIKLAPQYYDMTNFPICEARRVLERIIAKLQSRQNDESH, via the exons ATGCAGCAAGGAGAAATGTCGAAACGAAGACTTGACGTTGGTGATTCTGGCGCTGGAAAAAAGTCAAG agatcATCGCGATGGAGATAAGattaaagaagagaaagaaagcaaaccgAAATCGGTTTTTGAACAGTTCAACATTCCACGACCAACACTTCAGATGAATCCCTTTACAG GCTTACCCTTCACGCCACGCTACTATGAACTTTTCAACAAACGCACCCAGCTTCCTGTATGGGAGTACAAATCACAGTTTTTGGAAATGGTTAGCAAGCATCAAATTCTAGTGCTGGTTGGAGAGACAGGATCAGGCAAGACAACTCAG ATTCCTCAGTGGTGTTTGGAGTGGGTTAGAGCACGCTACCCAAAGAAAGCAGTGGCATGCACACAGCCTCGTCGAGTGGCTGCCATGTCTGTAGCTCAGCGTGTGTCAGAGGAAATGGATGTATGTTTGGGGCAAGAAGTAGGCTACAGCATTCGATTTGAAGACTGCACTTCTGCCAAAACTGTGCTGAA GTATATGACAGACGGTATGCTGCTAAGAGAGGCTATGTCTGACCCACTGCTTGAGACATATGGAATAATTATCCTTGATGAGGCACATGAACGTACACTGGCCACTGACATATTGATGGGTCTGTTGAAGGAGGTTGCCAAGCAACAGAAAGATCTTAAAATTATTGTCATGAGTGCCACACTTGATGCAGGAAAGTTTCAG CAATACTTTGACAATGCACCTCTAATGAGCGTACCTGGCAGGACCCATCCTGTGGAAATCTTTTATACTCCTGAACCAGAGAGGGACTATCTTGAGGCAGCCATTCGTACAGTCCTTCAGATTCATATGTGTGAGGAAGATGAGGGGGACATTCTGCTTTTCCTTACAGGCCAGGAG GAAATTGATGAGGCTTGCAAGCGGATTTCCCGTGAAGTGGAAAATCTTGGGCCAGATATTGGTGAACTCAAATGCATTCCTCTGTATTCCACACTGCCGCCTAATTTACAGCAGCGAATTTTTGAATCTGCTCCTCCTCGCAAACCGAATGGTGCTGTGGGGCGCAAAGTGGTTGTATCAACCAACATTGCTGAAACATCGTTGACTATTGATGGTGTGGTCTTTGTCATTGATCCTGGCTTTGCCAAACAGAAG GTGTACAATCCTCGTATCCGAGTGGAGTCTTTGTTGGTGACTGCCATCAGCAAAGCCAGTGCTCAGCAGCGTGCAGGCAGAGCCGGGAGAACACGTCCAGGCAAATGCTTTCGCCTGTACACAGAAAAGGCTTACAAACAGGAGATGCAGGAGAACACATATCCTGAGATTCTTCGTTCCAATTTGGGGTCTGTGGTTCTTCAGCTGAAAAAACTGGGCATCGATGACCTTGTGCACTTTGATTTTATGGACCCTCCTG CACCTGAAACACTCATGCGAGCTTTGGAGCTGTTGAACTACTTGGCAGCACTTGATGACGATGGAGAACTGACAGAACTAGGATCCATGATGGCCGAGTTCCCTCTTGATCCCCAGCTTGCCAAGATGGTGATTGCTTCTTGTGACTCCAACTGCAGCAATGAAATCCTCTCCATCACTGCCATGCTTTCAG TGCCGCAGTGTTTTGTGCGACCCACCGAGGCCAAGAAGGCTGCAGACGAGGCCAAGATGAGGTTTGCCCACGTGGATGGAGACCACCTGACCCTTCTGAATGTCTACCATGCCTTCAAGCAGA ATCATGAAGATCCTCAGTGGTGTTATGACAACTTCATCAATTATCGCTCCCTTAAATCAGCTGACAACGTGCGTCAACAGCTGGCCCGCATCATGGACCGCTTCAACCTCAGGCGGTCCTCCACAGAATTTACTTCTCGTGACTACTATCTCAACATTCGCCGAGCTCTTGTGTGTGGCTTCTTCATGCAG GTAGCCCATTTAGAGCGCACAGGCCATTATCTCACCGTCAAGGATAACCAGGTAGTGCAGCTGCATCCGTCAACAGTACTGGACCACAAGCCAGAGTGGGTGTTATACAATGAATTCGTCTTGACCACCAAGAACTATATTCGAACTGTCACAGATATTAAACCAGAATG gCTTATAAAGTTGGCGCCACAGTACTATGACATGACTAACTTCCCCATCTGTGAAGCTAGACGTGTGCTAGAGCGGATCATTGCAAAGCTCCAGAGTCGCCAAAATGATGAAAGTCATTGA
- the LOC112564182 gene encoding putative pre-mRNA-splicing factor ATP-dependent RNA helicase PRP1 isoform X2, whose protein sequence is MQQGEMSKRRLDVGDSGAGKKSRDHRDGDKIKEEKESKPKSVFEQFNIPRPTLQMNPFTGLPFTPRYYELFNKRTQLPVWEYKSQFLEMVSKHQILVLVGETGSGKTTQIPQWCLEWVRARYPKKAVACTQPRRVAAMSVAQRVSEEMDVCLGQEVGYSIRFEDCTSAKTVLKYMTDGMLLREAMSDPLLETYGIIILDEAHERTLATDILMGLLKEVAKQQKDLKIIVMSATLDAGKFQQYFDNAPLMSVPGRTHPVEIFYTPEPERDYLEAAIRTVLQIHMCEEDEGDILLFLTGQEEIDEACKRISREVENLGPDIGELKCIPLYSTLPPNLQQRIFESAPPRKPNGAVGRKVVVSTNIAETSLTIDGVVFVIDPGFAKQKVYNPRIRVESLLVTAISKASAQQRAGRAGRTRPGKCFRLYTEKAYKQEMQENTYPEILRSNLGSVVLQLKKLGIDDLVHFDFMDPPAPETLMRALELLNYLAALDDDGELTELGSMMAEFPLDPQLAKMVIASCDSNCSNEILSITAMLSVPSSVMTCANGPGNGNCGSPYPHVYSAAVFCATHRGQEGCRRGQDEVCPRGWRPPDPSECLPCLQAES, encoded by the exons ATGCAGCAAGGAGAAATGTCGAAACGAAGACTTGACGTTGGTGATTCTGGCGCTGGAAAAAAGTCAAG agatcATCGCGATGGAGATAAGattaaagaagagaaagaaagcaaaccgAAATCGGTTTTTGAACAGTTCAACATTCCACGACCAACACTTCAGATGAATCCCTTTACAG GCTTACCCTTCACGCCACGCTACTATGAACTTTTCAACAAACGCACCCAGCTTCCTGTATGGGAGTACAAATCACAGTTTTTGGAAATGGTTAGCAAGCATCAAATTCTAGTGCTGGTTGGAGAGACAGGATCAGGCAAGACAACTCAG ATTCCTCAGTGGTGTTTGGAGTGGGTTAGAGCACGCTACCCAAAGAAAGCAGTGGCATGCACACAGCCTCGTCGAGTGGCTGCCATGTCTGTAGCTCAGCGTGTGTCAGAGGAAATGGATGTATGTTTGGGGCAAGAAGTAGGCTACAGCATTCGATTTGAAGACTGCACTTCTGCCAAAACTGTGCTGAA GTATATGACAGACGGTATGCTGCTAAGAGAGGCTATGTCTGACCCACTGCTTGAGACATATGGAATAATTATCCTTGATGAGGCACATGAACGTACACTGGCCACTGACATATTGATGGGTCTGTTGAAGGAGGTTGCCAAGCAACAGAAAGATCTTAAAATTATTGTCATGAGTGCCACACTTGATGCAGGAAAGTTTCAG CAATACTTTGACAATGCACCTCTAATGAGCGTACCTGGCAGGACCCATCCTGTGGAAATCTTTTATACTCCTGAACCAGAGAGGGACTATCTTGAGGCAGCCATTCGTACAGTCCTTCAGATTCATATGTGTGAGGAAGATGAGGGGGACATTCTGCTTTTCCTTACAGGCCAGGAG GAAATTGATGAGGCTTGCAAGCGGATTTCCCGTGAAGTGGAAAATCTTGGGCCAGATATTGGTGAACTCAAATGCATTCCTCTGTATTCCACACTGCCGCCTAATTTACAGCAGCGAATTTTTGAATCTGCTCCTCCTCGCAAACCGAATGGTGCTGTGGGGCGCAAAGTGGTTGTATCAACCAACATTGCTGAAACATCGTTGACTATTGATGGTGTGGTCTTTGTCATTGATCCTGGCTTTGCCAAACAGAAG GTGTACAATCCTCGTATCCGAGTGGAGTCTTTGTTGGTGACTGCCATCAGCAAAGCCAGTGCTCAGCAGCGTGCAGGCAGAGCCGGGAGAACACGTCCAGGCAAATGCTTTCGCCTGTACACAGAAAAGGCTTACAAACAGGAGATGCAGGAGAACACATATCCTGAGATTCTTCGTTCCAATTTGGGGTCTGTGGTTCTTCAGCTGAAAAAACTGGGCATCGATGACCTTGTGCACTTTGATTTTATGGACCCTCCTG CACCTGAAACACTCATGCGAGCTTTGGAGCTGTTGAACTACTTGGCAGCACTTGATGACGATGGAGAACTGACAGAACTAGGATCCATGATGGCCGAGTTCCCTCTTGATCCCCAGCTTGCCAAGATGGTGATTGCTTCTTGTGACTCCAACTGCAGCAATGAAATCCTCTCCATCACTGCCATGCTTTCAG TCCCCAGTTCTGTCATGACGTGCGCTAACGGCCCGGGGAACGGGAACTGCGGTTCCCCCTACCCACACGTTTATAGTGCCGCAGTGTTTTGTGCGACCCACCGAGGCCAAGAAGGCTGCAGACGAGGCCAAGATGAGGTTTGCCCACGTGGATGGAGACCACCTGACCCTTCTGAATGTCTACCATGCCTTCAAGCAGA ATCATGA